A genome region from Chryseobacterium indicum includes the following:
- a CDS encoding N-acetylmuramoyl-L-alanine amidase family protein, whose translation MHKVNFKIILSFLFILFTNFIFSQKKFTIVLDAGHGGSDYGANRTYTDIGRISEKDVTLAITLKVGAMLEKNKDFKVIYTRKIDEYPSLSDRTNLANRSKADLFVSIHCNSSKKPTAYGTETYVQGPDQNDTNLEVAKRENDVIFLDEKDKQTFGSYDASSPESLIALKLQQSKYLESSLLLGGLVENNFVNKDKRSSRGVFQKNLHVLRMNAMPSVLIETGFINHPEESHYLASEKGQEEISESIYQAIIDYKKAIDRKSGVSAVVKKPEPDKLAEVALKNDFRILLLSSPEKYNDGDPALKGLNYILPIKENGQYKYYYGVTNLASVRDINIKTAKDAGFKNAYAVGFMPNQKLSTGYYTIEVYVGEKLNGNSFILQTLKDVERNKESGVFYYTYGKVYSLEDAVKLQKDLETKGIKNTVIQKVFK comes from the coding sequence ATGCACAAAGTAAATTTTAAAATAATTTTATCATTTCTCTTCATCCTGTTTACCAACTTTATTTTTTCGCAAAAGAAATTTACCATTGTTTTGGACGCCGGACACGGGGGAAGTGATTACGGAGCTAACAGAACCTACACCGATATCGGAAGGATCTCCGAAAAGGATGTAACGCTTGCCATTACCCTTAAAGTTGGGGCAATGCTGGAAAAAAATAAAGATTTTAAAGTAATATATACAAGGAAGATCGACGAATATCCTTCGTTATCCGACAGAACCAATCTTGCGAACAGAAGCAAAGCAGATCTTTTTGTTTCCATACACTGTAATTCTTCCAAAAAACCAACTGCTTACGGAACAGAAACTTATGTACAGGGACCGGATCAGAACGACACCAATCTTGAAGTGGCAAAAAGAGAAAATGATGTGATTTTCCTTGATGAAAAAGATAAGCAGACCTTTGGTTCTTATGATGCAAGCTCACCGGAGTCTTTAATCGCCCTGAAGCTTCAGCAAAGCAAATATCTGGAATCCAGCCTTCTTCTTGGCGGACTGGTAGAAAATAATTTTGTGAATAAAGACAAAAGAAGTTCCCGCGGTGTGTTCCAGAAAAACCTGCACGTTCTCCGTATGAATGCGATGCCTTCTGTATTAATTGAAACCGGATTTATCAATCATCCCGAAGAAAGCCATTATCTGGCATCAGAAAAAGGACAGGAGGAAATTTCGGAAAGTATTTATCAGGCAATTATTGATTATAAAAAAGCAATCGACAGGAAATCCGGTGTTTCGGCAGTGGTGAAAAAACCTGAACCGGATAAACTGGCGGAAGTAGCGCTGAAAAACGATTTCAGAATCCTATTGCTTAGCTCTCCTGAAAAATACAACGACGGAGATCCTGCTTTAAAAGGTTTAAATTACATCCTGCCTATCAAAGAGAACGGACAGTACAAATATTATTACGGGGTTACTAACCTTGCTTCTGTAAGAGATATCAACATTAAAACGGCAAAAGATGCAGGGTTTAAAAATGCATATGCAGTTGGATTTATGCCGAACCAAAAACTGAGCACAGGGTATTATACGATTGAAGTGTACGTTGGTGAAAAACTGAATGGAAATTCTTTCATTCTTCAGACGCTGAAAGATGTGGAAAGAAACAAAGAAAGCGGAGTTTTCTATTATACATACGGAAAAGTGTATTCTCTGGAGGATGCAGTGAAATTACAGAAAGATCTTGAGACTAAAGGAATTAAGAATACCGTAATTCAAAAAGTTTTCAAATAA
- the rpsT gene encoding 30S ribosomal protein S20: MANHKSALKRIRQNEVRKLRNRYYHKTARTAMKVLRNEEDKAAAAEQLPKVISLLDKLAKKNIIHKNKAANLKSKLTKHVNKLA, from the coding sequence ATGGCAAATCATAAATCAGCATTAAAAAGAATCAGACAAAACGAAGTAAGAAAACTTCGTAACAGATACTACCACAAGACTGCTAGAACAGCAATGAAAGTGTTAAGAAATGAAGAAGATAAGGCTGCTGCTGCAGAGCAATTGCCAAAGGTTATCTCTTTGTTGGATAAGTTAGCTAAGAAAAACATTATCCACAAAAACAAAGCAGCTAACTTAAAAAGCAAATTAACTAAGCACGTTAATAAACTAGCTTAA
- a CDS encoding transporter, producing the protein MKKVFLTLGLAGCFFSQAKEINDSLFIPKELNPMFFDDCDACGCAAGNGSSGFESLLNPQFIGVKYFAQHYRAKENLFVNDLTQDQYFNTVQLWGKIPLAKNVSVYASIPFQFHTKKALQGDIKIEGIGDANVMGIYQIIDSKDSSHQLNGGFGVKIPIGKFDEKGITGVNPSFQLGTGSWDYQTVLNYKFQKDKLAVLLNTDYTLKTENKKHYRFGNQWNYAATGFYRLWKNENSIISGKFGMQGEVYDWNRQFGEVMPKTAGSALYGKLGFEASYKKFSLGSEVMLPAYTNLAGGDIEAKSRFSVFVNFGI; encoded by the coding sequence ATGAAGAAGGTATTTTTAACATTGGGTTTAGCCGGATGCTTTTTTAGTCAGGCAAAAGAAATCAATGACAGTTTATTTATTCCCAAAGAACTCAATCCAATGTTCTTTGATGATTGTGATGCATGTGGCTGCGCCGCAGGAAACGGTTCTTCCGGTTTTGAATCTTTGCTGAATCCTCAGTTTATCGGCGTTAAATATTTTGCACAACATTACAGAGCCAAAGAAAATTTATTCGTCAATGATCTTACGCAGGATCAGTATTTCAATACGGTTCAGCTTTGGGGAAAAATTCCGCTTGCTAAAAATGTAAGTGTGTATGCAAGTATTCCGTTTCAGTTTCACACCAAGAAAGCATTACAGGGAGATATAAAAATTGAAGGAATCGGGGATGCGAATGTGATGGGAATCTACCAGATTATCGATTCCAAAGATTCTTCCCATCAACTGAACGGAGGTTTCGGTGTGAAAATTCCGATCGGAAAGTTTGATGAAAAAGGAATCACCGGAGTAAATCCCAGTTTTCAGCTTGGAACAGGAAGCTGGGATTATCAGACGGTTCTGAATTACAAATTTCAGAAAGATAAACTGGCGGTATTGCTGAATACAGATTATACTTTAAAAACAGAAAACAAAAAACATTACCGTTTCGGTAACCAGTGGAATTATGCAGCGACAGGATTTTACAGACTCTGGAAAAATGAAAACAGTATTATATCCGGAAAATTCGGAATGCAGGGGGAAGTCTACGACTGGAACAGACAGTTTGGAGAAGTAATGCCTAAAACTGCCGGAAGCGCTTTATACGGCAAGCTGGGTTTTGAAGCCTCCTACAAAAAATTCAGTTTGGGAAGTGAAGTAATGCTTCCTGCTTACACAAATCTTGCAGGAGGAGACATAGAAGCCAAATCCCGATTCAGCGTTTTCGTGAATTTCGGAATATAA
- a CDS encoding cytochrome-c peroxidase produces MINCFQQSKRGQSCSLWIFVFFLAFALTSCTSDEVIEPLPKDEAYRLDKPAGFPDITFDITGNPVTVNGVALGKKLFYEGKLSRNNTISCGFCHIQEYAFTHHGHAVSHGIDDRLGIRNAPPIQNMAFLKNYTWDGVGHNLDERSLVPITTDFEMDSSLPEAVGKLNADANYKKMFKAAFGDENITGEKILKAISQFMATMISADSKYDRMKKGNAVFSTEENQGMALFQNKCAACHSGDLFTDESYRNTGMYYNTQFGDRGRYRVTLDWNDNMKFRVPSLRNVEYTAPYMHDGRFYSLEAVMNFYSDNVENQPNLDPLLKQNGHTGIPMTASEKQNIIAFLKTLSDKTFITNPKFAE; encoded by the coding sequence ATGATTAATTGTTTTCAGCAATCCAAAAGAGGGCAATCCTGCTCTCTTTGGATTTTCGTGTTTTTTCTGGCTTTTGCATTAACTTCCTGCACAAGCGATGAGGTTATTGAACCTTTGCCAAAAGATGAAGCCTATCGTCTCGACAAACCTGCGGGTTTTCCGGACATCACTTTCGATATTACAGGAAATCCGGTCACGGTGAATGGAGTAGCATTGGGAAAAAAACTTTTTTACGAAGGAAAATTATCCAGAAATAATACCATCTCATGCGGATTCTGCCATATTCAGGAATATGCTTTTACCCACCACGGTCATGCCGTAAGTCATGGAATTGATGATAGATTAGGCATCCGAAATGCACCGCCGATACAGAATATGGCTTTTCTGAAAAATTACACTTGGGACGGAGTCGGTCACAACCTGGATGAAAGATCTCTGGTTCCCATCACCACAGATTTTGAGATGGACAGTTCTCTTCCTGAAGCGGTAGGAAAATTAAATGCCGATGCAAATTACAAGAAAATGTTTAAAGCCGCATTCGGGGACGAAAATATTACCGGTGAAAAAATTCTCAAAGCCATTTCGCAGTTTATGGCAACCATGATTTCTGCCGATTCAAAATACGACCGGATGAAAAAAGGAAACGCCGTTTTCAGTACTGAAGAAAATCAGGGAATGGCCCTGTTTCAGAATAAATGTGCGGCTTGTCATTCAGGAGATTTATTTACCGATGAAAGTTATCGGAATACGGGAATGTATTACAATACACAATTTGGCGACAGAGGAAGATACAGAGTAACGCTGGATTGGAATGACAATATGAAATTTCGGGTTCCAAGTCTCAGAAATGTAGAATATACCGCTCCGTACATGCACGACGGAAGATTTTACAGTTTAGAAGCAGTCATGAATTTTTATTCTGATAATGTAGAAAACCAGCCCAACCTCGATCCGTTGCTGAAACAAAACGGACACACCGGAATTCCGATGACCGCTTCTGAAAAACAGAACATCATCGCTTTTCTGAAAACGTTAAGCGATAAAACTTTTATAACGAATCCAAAATTTGCAGAATAA
- a CDS encoding MbnP family protein, which produces MKIYKFLSLFFIALTLFTLSSCRTSDDDEAADSTPGNLQLKFENGFNNLGDIVLNQTTQTSVNGQKHQFSTLKYVISNITLIDENGGEFKYHYNDPDNGAFIVDQAEAVAGINYINLKEIPKNNYKKVRIGLGISQSAYLLGQSGQGIFWQKAKTAGMAWSWAAGYIFTKLEGKYGTSSATTEFMNHCGNMGNTSANNTPDLYREITLDFPSTARVSKEITPSVHILADLNQYLSGQTSLTLDNSNDMAMGSNQHLVNVTNNISKMFKVDHVHND; this is translated from the coding sequence ATGAAAATCTATAAATTTTTATCACTATTCTTTATTGCCCTTACTTTATTCACCCTTTCATCATGCAGAACCAGCGACGATGATGAGGCCGCAGATTCCACTCCCGGAAACCTTCAGCTAAAATTCGAAAACGGATTCAATAACCTTGGAGACATCGTTTTAAACCAGACCACACAAACTTCCGTTAACGGACAAAAACATCAGTTTTCAACCCTGAAATATGTCATCAGCAACATCACTTTAATCGATGAAAACGGAGGAGAATTCAAATACCATTATAACGATCCCGACAACGGAGCCTTTATCGTAGATCAGGCAGAAGCTGTTGCCGGAATCAATTACATCAACCTGAAAGAAATTCCTAAAAACAATTACAAAAAAGTAAGAATCGGTTTAGGCATCAGTCAGTCCGCTTATCTTTTGGGACAAAGTGGGCAGGGAATTTTCTGGCAGAAAGCAAAAACCGCAGGAATGGCTTGGTCTTGGGCTGCAGGATACATCTTCACAAAACTCGAAGGAAAATACGGAACCTCTTCAGCTACTACAGAATTCATGAACCACTGCGGAAACATGGGGAATACTTCAGCCAACAATACACCCGATCTTTACCGTGAAATTACCCTTGATTTTCCTTCAACGGCAAGAGTATCAAAAGAAATTACCCCTTCCGTTCATATTCTGGCAGATCTTAACCAATATCTGAGCGGACAGACTTCTTTAACGCTGGATAATTCCAACGATATGGCAATGGGATCAAACCAGCATCTGGTGAATGTTACCAATAATATTTCAAAAATGTTTAAAGTAGATCACGTTCACAATGATTAA
- a CDS encoding superoxide dismutase yields MKILKVAALSAVFAAQFAFAQFKQTPLPYAYNALEGNIDAQTMEIHYSKHAAAYVANLNKAIAGTPQEKQTLFEIMSNASKLPAAVRNNAGGHYNHELFWTVLTPEKNTQPSAKLAKAINETFGSMDAFKAKMAKAGADRFGSGWAWLSVDKSGKLFVSSTPNQDNPLMDVVEEKGTPIFGIDVWEHAYYLKYQNKRADYLTAIWNVTNWKEISRRYEEAISKK; encoded by the coding sequence ATGAAGATTTTGAAAGTAGCTGCCCTTAGTGCAGTTTTTGCAGCGCAGTTTGCGTTTGCACAGTTTAAGCAGACACCGTTGCCGTATGCTTACAATGCGTTGGAAGGAAATATCGATGCACAGACAATGGAAATTCATTATTCCAAACACGCAGCAGCCTATGTTGCGAACCTGAATAAGGCAATCGCAGGAACGCCGCAGGAAAAACAGACCTTATTCGAGATCATGTCGAATGCCTCAAAATTACCGGCTGCCGTAAGAAATAACGCAGGAGGACATTACAACCATGAGTTGTTCTGGACCGTTTTAACTCCGGAAAAAAATACACAGCCTTCTGCAAAACTGGCAAAAGCAATCAACGAAACATTCGGAAGCATGGATGCTTTTAAAGCAAAGATGGCAAAAGCAGGAGCAGACCGTTTCGGATCAGGATGGGCATGGCTTTCTGTGGATAAGAGCGGAAAATTATTTGTTTCCTCAACACCCAATCAGGATAACCCTTTAATGGACGTTGTAGAAGAAAAAGGAACCCCAATTTTTGGGATCGATGTTTGGGAACACGCGTATTACCTGAAATATCAGAACAAAAGAGCAGATTATTTAACAGCGATCTGGAACGTAACCAACTGGAAAGAAATCAGCAGAAGATACGAAGAAGCCATCAGCAAAAAATAA
- a CDS encoding SCO family protein: MPKNKKTSNSKSKVVVPIVIIAMLFVGIGIGMGYFKKNLYTVMKVPDFKLTDQNNKTITNKDMLGKVYLVEYFFSRCPTICPVMNTNMRAIEEEINNPGFGIISISIDPENDTPEKLKEHADRIGVKSPNWHFLTGDRDYIGKLADQFNIYVGDKEDEGENLNHSGMIALVDKDGNIRCRYNKDNMPILYYSGLNYEDPEGKTPKLTGKYHPDREILIEDIKKLLK, translated from the coding sequence ATGCCAAAAAATAAAAAGACCAGCAATTCCAAAAGCAAAGTAGTCGTTCCGATTGTAATTATCGCTATGCTTTTTGTGGGAATCGGTATCGGAATGGGGTATTTCAAAAAGAATTTGTATACCGTGATGAAAGTTCCGGATTTCAAATTAACCGATCAGAACAACAAAACCATCACCAATAAAGATATGCTCGGAAAAGTATATCTGGTAGAATATTTCTTCAGCAGATGCCCGACGATTTGTCCGGTCATGAACACCAACATGAGAGCCATTGAAGAGGAGATTAACAATCCCGGTTTCGGAATCATCTCCATAAGCATTGATCCGGAAAATGATACGCCGGAAAAGTTAAAAGAACACGCCGACAGAATCGGGGTAAAATCTCCGAACTGGCATTTTCTTACCGGAGACAGAGACTATATCGGGAAACTGGCAGATCAGTTCAATATCTATGTCGGAGATAAGGAAGACGAAGGTGAAAACCTGAATCACAGCGGAATGATTGCCCTTGTAGATAAAGATGGAAACATCCGCTGCCGCTACAATAAAGACAATATGCCGATTTTATATTATTCGGGATTAAACTATGAAGATCCCGAAGGAAAGACTCCGAAACTGACAGGAAAATACCATCCCGACAGAGAAATATTAATAGAAGATATTAAGAAATTGTTAAAATAG
- a CDS encoding YHS domain-containing protein, whose protein sequence is MKSKLILTALLSVSLMACAQETPKVKHKKAKTTANSGTKTVKFANAVDPICNMPTEADMKDTAVYKNKTYGFCSAYCKDEFKKNPEKYAKK, encoded by the coding sequence ATGAAATCAAAACTTATTTTAACAGCACTATTGTCTGTTTCATTAATGGCATGTGCACAGGAAACTCCTAAAGTAAAGCATAAAAAAGCAAAAACAACCGCAAATTCCGGAACAAAAACAGTGAAATTTGCCAATGCAGTAGATCCCATCTGCAATATGCCCACTGAAGCCGATATGAAAGATACGGCAGTCTATAAAAATAAAACGTACGGTTTTTGCAGTGCTTACTGTAAAGATGAATTCAAAAAGAATCCTGAGAAGTATGCCAAAAAATAA
- a CDS encoding heavy metal translocating P-type ATPase, whose product MEECCNTKPKKEHQHHHEGHNHDHDHSHDTGDQSVFRMFLPAIISFGLLLIGIALDNFIKAEWLSGWIRLVWYLIAYIPVGLPVLKEAFESIKNGDVFSEFFLMGIATVGAFAIGEYPEGVAVMLFYSVGEVFQAMAVTRAKTNIKSLLDQRPDEVTVLKDGKPQIVKAEKVNIGDIIQLKSGEKLGLDGELLSETASFNTSALTGESKPDTKTKGEAVLAGMINLNTVSEVKVTTAYKDSKLSKILELVQNATAQKAPTELFIRKFAKIYTPIVVFLAIGITFIPYLFVEEYQFRAWLYRALVFLVISCPCALVISIPLGYFGGIGAGSRNGILFKGSNFLDILANVQNVVMDKTGTMTEGVFKVQEVNFNDECNTDEILKLVNALESKSSHPVATAIHEYVGEVDHSILLENAEEIAGYGLKAVINGKELLVGNFKLMDKFSIRYDIQTENIVYTLIAVAYDNKFVGYLTIADSVKTDAQLTINKLKSLGVKTTMLSGDKSSVVKHVAGILGIQNAYGDLLPEDKVNKVKEIKAKNQTVAFVGDGVNDAPVVALSDVGIAMGGLGSDATIETADVVIQDDMPSKIPMAINIGKQTKKIVWQNIILAFSIKAVVLILGAGGLATMWEAVFADVGVALLAILNAVRIQRIRF is encoded by the coding sequence ATGGAAGAATGCTGCAACACAAAACCGAAAAAAGAACATCAACATCATCATGAAGGTCACAACCATGATCACGATCATTCTCATGATACAGGAGATCAGTCTGTTTTCAGGATGTTTCTTCCCGCAATCATTTCTTTTGGATTGTTATTAATAGGAATCGCTTTGGATAATTTCATCAAAGCAGAATGGCTTTCCGGTTGGATTCGTCTGGTTTGGTACTTAATCGCCTATATTCCTGTTGGTCTTCCTGTTTTGAAAGAAGCGTTTGAAAGCATAAAAAACGGAGATGTATTCTCTGAATTTTTCCTGATGGGAATCGCAACCGTAGGCGCTTTTGCTATAGGAGAATATCCGGAAGGCGTTGCAGTCATGCTTTTCTATTCTGTTGGAGAAGTTTTTCAGGCAATGGCGGTAACAAGAGCCAAAACCAACATCAAATCTTTACTCGATCAGCGTCCCGATGAAGTAACCGTTTTAAAAGACGGAAAACCACAAATTGTAAAAGCCGAAAAAGTAAACATCGGAGACATTATTCAGTTAAAATCCGGAGAGAAATTAGGATTAGACGGAGAATTGCTGTCCGAAACCGCCTCATTCAATACCTCTGCTTTAACCGGAGAAAGTAAACCCGATACCAAAACAAAAGGCGAAGCTGTTTTAGCCGGAATGATCAATCTCAATACCGTAAGCGAAGTAAAAGTGACAACTGCTTACAAAGACAGCAAACTGAGCAAAATTTTAGAACTCGTTCAGAATGCAACCGCTCAAAAAGCTCCCACCGAATTATTCATCAGGAAATTTGCGAAAATCTACACCCCGATTGTCGTATTTCTTGCAATCGGAATCACATTTATACCTTATTTATTTGTAGAAGAGTATCAGTTCAGAGCGTGGCTGTACAGAGCATTGGTTTTCCTTGTGATTTCCTGTCCTTGTGCTTTGGTGATTTCTATTCCTTTGGGGTATTTCGGAGGAATCGGAGCAGGAAGCCGAAACGGAATTTTATTTAAAGGAAGCAATTTTTTAGATATTCTGGCAAACGTTCAGAATGTTGTTATGGATAAAACCGGAACAATGACGGAAGGCGTTTTCAAAGTACAGGAAGTTAATTTTAATGATGAATGTAATACCGATGAAATTTTAAAACTCGTCAATGCTCTGGAAAGTAAAAGCTCACATCCTGTAGCAACGGCTATTCATGAATATGTGGGAGAAGTCGATCACTCAATTCTGTTGGAAAATGCAGAAGAAATTGCGGGTTATGGCTTAAAGGCAGTTATCAACGGAAAAGAGCTGTTGGTCGGGAACTTTAAACTGATGGATAAATTCAGCATCAGATATGATATTCAGACTGAAAATATCGTGTATACTTTAATTGCGGTTGCGTATGACAACAAATTTGTAGGGTATTTAACAATTGCAGATTCTGTTAAAACTGATGCACAATTAACCATCAATAAATTAAAATCTTTAGGAGTAAAAACCACAATGCTCAGCGGAGATAAATCCTCTGTCGTGAAACACGTTGCCGGTATTTTAGGCATTCAGAACGCTTACGGAGATCTGCTTCCCGAAGACAAAGTGAATAAAGTGAAGGAGATAAAGGCAAAAAATCAAACCGTTGCCTTTGTAGGAGACGGAGTGAATGATGCTCCTGTAGTCGCGTTAAGCGATGTCGGAATTGCAATGGGCGGATTGGGAAGTGATGCGACAATTGAAACTGCCGACGTTGTCATTCAGGATGATATGCCGAGTAAGATTCCGATGGCAATCAACATTGGAAAGCAGACAAAGAAAATCGTGTGGCAAAATATCATTCTCGCATTTTCCATCAAAGCCGTTGTTCTAATTCTCGGAGCCGGAGGTTTGGCAACCATGTGGGAAGCCGTTTTCGCTGATGTCGGAGTCGCTTTACTCGCTATCCTGAATGCCGTGAGAATTCAACGGATAAGGTTTTAA
- a CDS encoding Fur family transcriptional regulator: protein MKKDIENKLMNKNTKPTSMRILVYDFLSSQEAALSLSEIENHFENADRTTIYRTLKTFEEKGIVHSIQENATTKYKLCHDGCDEHTHKDWHLHFYCKICKQTTCKEDISFPENIQTQFRIDEIRLFAKGICENCLESLQ, encoded by the coding sequence ATGAAAAAGGACATTGAGAATAAATTAATGAATAAGAATACCAAACCTACAAGCATGAGGATTTTGGTATACGATTTTTTGAGTTCTCAGGAAGCCGCCCTTTCTCTTTCGGAAATTGAAAATCATTTCGAAAATGCAGACCGGACAACCATTTACCGCACTCTGAAAACATTTGAAGAAAAAGGAATTGTTCACAGCATTCAGGAAAATGCAACAACAAAATACAAACTCTGCCACGATGGCTGCGATGAACATACGCATAAAGACTGGCATCTTCATTTCTATTGTAAAATCTGCAAACAGACCACCTGTAAAGAAGATATTTCGTTTCCCGAAAACATTCAGACCCAATTCAGGATTGATGAAATAAGGCTTTTTGCTAAAGGAATCTGCGAAAACTGCCTGGAAAGTTTGCAATAG
- a CDS encoding type II 3-dehydroquinate dehydratase, with product MKILIVNGPNLNLLGTREPEIYGTVSMEDYLDRLRTDFPSHQLEYYQSNIEGEIINQLQKDEFDALIINPGAFTHYSYAIADCLKNIRKPKVEVHISNIYKREEFRQKSVTAANTDAVLSGFGMDGYRLAILSLK from the coding sequence ATGAAAATTCTTATCGTTAATGGTCCCAATCTGAATTTATTAGGAACCAGAGAGCCCGAAATTTACGGAACAGTTTCCATGGAGGATTATCTGGATCGTTTAAGAACCGATTTTCCTTCGCATCAACTGGAATATTATCAGTCTAATATTGAGGGGGAAATTATCAACCAGCTTCAGAAAGATGAATTTGATGCCCTGATTATTAATCCGGGAGCTTTTACGCATTATTCTTATGCTATTGCCGACTGTTTAAAGAACATCCGTAAACCAAAAGTTGAGGTTCATATCAGCAATATTTACAAAAGAGAAGAATTCCGCCAGAAATCTGTTACAGCTGCAAATACGGATGCTGTCTTATCCGGTTTCGGAATGGATGGTTACAGACTGGCTATTCTGAGCCTGAAGTAA
- the pckA gene encoding phosphoenolpyruvate carboxykinase (ATP), giving the protein MKHAKIIQDLEKLGIKGNYEVVYNPSYEELYQAEVSPENQGFEKAELTESGAVSVKTGIFTGRSPKDRYIVQDDVTRETIFWDGKVNLPTTPEIFASCKDLVLNQLAAAKKIYVVDAFCGTNADTRLKVRFIVEVAWQAHFVTNMFIRPSHYELENFGEPDFTVINGSKTTNPNWEAQELNSENFVMFNLTEKLQIIGGTWYGGEMKKGMFAMMNYYLPLKGMASMHCSANVGEEGDVALFFGLSGTGKTTLSADPKRYLIGDDEHGWDNNGVFNYEGGCYAKVIDLSEEKEPDIFRAIKRDALLENVVVNNGVSDYTDGSITENTRVSYPIYHINKIVLPSKAGHAKKIVYLSADAFGVLPPVSILDEDQAQYHFLCGYTSKLAGTERGITSPEPSFSPAFGEAFLTLHPTMYSKTLIGKMKEHGAKAYLVNTGWNGTGKRISLKDTRAIIDAIIDGSIENAPKTRIPIMNLEVPTALPNVSEGILDPRNTYNDASEWEEKAKDLASRYIKNFEQYCNTEEGKKLIPSGPQLQEQTTN; this is encoded by the coding sequence ATGAAACACGCTAAAATCATCCAAGATTTAGAAAAATTAGGGATTAAAGGAAATTACGAAGTGGTGTACAATCCGTCTTACGAAGAATTGTATCAGGCTGAAGTTTCTCCTGAAAATCAAGGCTTTGAGAAAGCTGAGCTTACGGAATCTGGTGCAGTATCAGTAAAAACAGGAATTTTCACAGGTCGTTCTCCTAAAGACAGGTACATAGTTCAGGATGATGTTACAAGAGAAACGATTTTCTGGGACGGGAAAGTAAACTTGCCGACTACTCCGGAAATTTTTGCGTCTTGTAAAGATTTAGTGCTGAACCAACTTGCTGCTGCAAAGAAAATTTATGTAGTAGATGCTTTCTGCGGAACCAATGCAGATACGAGACTAAAAGTGAGGTTCATCGTTGAAGTAGCGTGGCAGGCACATTTCGTTACCAATATGTTTATCCGTCCTTCTCATTATGAGCTGGAAAACTTTGGTGAGCCGGATTTTACCGTAATCAATGGTTCTAAAACAACGAATCCAAACTGGGAAGCACAGGAACTGAATTCTGAAAACTTCGTGATGTTCAACCTTACTGAAAAACTTCAGATCATCGGAGGAACATGGTATGGCGGAGAAATGAAAAAAGGAATGTTCGCAATGATGAACTATTACCTTCCGCTAAAAGGGATGGCTTCAATGCATTGTTCTGCAAACGTAGGAGAAGAAGGAGACGTAGCTCTTTTCTTCGGACTTTCAGGAACAGGAAAAACAACTTTGTCGGCAGATCCTAAAAGATATCTGATCGGAGACGACGAACACGGTTGGGATAACAACGGAGTTTTCAACTATGAAGGAGGTTGCTACGCAAAAGTAATCGATCTTTCGGAAGAAAAAGAACCGGATATTTTCAGAGCCATTAAAAGAGATGCGCTTTTGGAAAACGTGGTAGTAAACAACGGAGTTTCAGATTATACAGACGGATCGATCACAGAAAACACAAGAGTTTCTTATCCTATTTATCATATCAATAAAATTGTTCTGCCTTCAAAAGCAGGACACGCAAAAAAGATCGTTTATCTTTCAGCAGATGCTTTCGGAGTATTGCCTCCGGTTTCTATTCTGGATGAAGATCAGGCACAATACCACTTCCTTTGCGGGTATACATCGAAATTAGCGGGAACTGAAAGAGGAATTACCTCTCCGGAACCGTCTTTCTCTCCTGCATTCGGAGAAGCTTTCTTAACATTGCACCCAACAATGTACTCTAAAACATTAATCGGGAAAATGAAAGAACACGGTGCAAAAGCATATCTGGTAAACACAGGCTGGAACGGAACAGGAAAGAGAATTTCTCTTAAAGATACAAGAGCAATTATTGATGCGATCATTGATGGTTCTATCGAAAATGCTCCGAAAACAAGAATTCCGATCATGAATCTGGAAGTTCCTACCGCATTGCCAAATGTTTCTGAAGGAATCTTAGATCCGAGAAATACATATAATGATGCTTCTGAATGGGAAGAAAAAGCAAAAGACTTAGCTTCAAGATATATTAAGAACTTTGAGCAGTACTGCAATACGGAAGAAGGTAAAAAATTAATTCCTTCCGGTCCTCAGTTACAAGAGCAGACAACCAACTAA